A genomic window from bacterium includes:
- a CDS encoding sugar phosphate isomerase/epimerase family protein, which translates to MKVGCTAWAFTSPGYAAPYEDAIDAVARLGFKGVELILFSEQDLREYYTPARIRDLRQRYRSQGLTLSQFAVYDALAGDLASLDAARKQRSLGFFGEAAKIAHELGTDTINMVSPWPRELTGPVPYVPHAIYLEARGQDKFNPKLCLQIAPTLDWSAIWSNFTDSVRQCAEIAHREGLRLALEGHTHVIVSHTDSFLRLFDHVPHTALGSNFDTGWQFMQREYLPMSVRKLGAKIFHVHAKDSDGLLSYSLPAGQGIIDWHDLVDSLRSVGYTGFLSFELGRYRDPARWLSQSRQYLEDVLAEHGCLS; encoded by the coding sequence GTGAAAGTCGGATGTACCGCATGGGCGTTTACGAGCCCGGGATACGCGGCGCCGTATGAAGACGCAATCGATGCGGTCGCGCGGCTTGGGTTCAAGGGCGTCGAGCTGATCCTGTTCTCCGAGCAGGATCTCCGCGAGTACTACACGCCGGCCCGCATCCGGGACCTGCGGCAGCGATACCGTTCGCAGGGCCTCACCCTGTCACAATTTGCCGTCTACGACGCGCTCGCGGGAGACCTCGCGAGTTTGGACGCGGCGCGCAAGCAGCGGTCTCTCGGGTTCTTCGGCGAGGCGGCCAAGATCGCGCACGAGCTGGGAACAGACACGATCAATATGGTGTCGCCGTGGCCGCGCGAGCTGACCGGACCGGTGCCATACGTGCCCCATGCCATTTATCTCGAAGCGCGCGGGCAGGACAAGTTCAACCCGAAACTCTGCCTGCAGATCGCTCCAACGCTCGACTGGTCTGCGATCTGGAGCAACTTTACGGATTCGGTGCGGCAATGCGCCGAGATCGCACACCGAGAGGGACTGCGACTGGCCCTTGAAGGCCACACGCACGTCATCGTGAGCCACACGGACTCTTTCCTACGGCTGTTCGACCATGTTCCCCACACCGCGCTTGGAAGCAACTTTGATACAGGTTGGCAGTTCATGCAGCGGGAGTACCTGCCGATGTCTGTGCGCAAGTTGGGTGCGAAGATCTTCCACGTTCACGCGAAGGACTCGGACGGGCTGCTCAGCTACTCCCTGCCGGCGGGACAGGGCATCATCGACTGGCACGATCTGGTGGACTCGCTGCGCAGCGTCGGGTACACCGGCTTTCTCTCGTTCGAACTCGGACGCTATCGCGACCCGGCGCGCTGGCTGAGCCAAAGCCGGCAGTATCTCGAGGACGTCCTCGCCGAGCACGGCTGCTTGTCATGA